The following proteins are encoded in a genomic region of Nicotiana sylvestris chromosome 4, ASM39365v2, whole genome shotgun sequence:
- the LOC138889050 gene encoding F-box protein At5g03100-like — translation MTSGEDDEFRSSNLTIFPPSKKQKVRVSGVEEALDRLSELPESLQVQILFLLPTKDAFATCILSKRWRYLSTLVDKFSFNCRDYLKAENPVSFADYVLAHSLSPKIKTLELDCSERYVNWLDSSILDEHLSQISRSLSFVVEKKVENVVFWSDDDSTCTWPESVGTYSSLITLDFIFCCFSRDAILAWKSLKSVKLEFFLLSEDHCVNLLSGCPALETLELSLVAGFSRLEINSLKLKRLNLKGYWMANNRSDHSLEIIAPYLQHLEISGDLYDLKCRLVDVSSLVNACLTFNLKCIKDIRFEIYEDFNK, via the coding sequence ATGACTTCCGGCGAAGATGACGAGTTTAGAAGTAGTAATTTGACAATTTTTCCACCGTCGAAGAAACAGAAAGTGAGAGTTAGTGGAGTTGAAGAAGCCCTAGACCGACTCAGTGAGTTGCCAGAGTCGCTCCAAGttcaaattctttttcttttgcctaCAAAGGATGCATTCGCAACATGTATTCTCTCTAAAAGGTGGCGCTATCTCTCTACTTTAGTTGATAAGTTCAGTTTCAATTGTAGAGATTACCTTAAAGCAGAAAACCCGGTATCCTTTGCTGACTATGTATTAGCCCATTCCCTTTCTCCCAAAATAAAAACATTGGAGCTCGACTGCAGTGAAAGGTATGTAAACTGGTTGGATAGTAGTATCCTGGATGAACACCTGTCGCAAATCAGTCGATCTCTTAGTTTTGTTGTTGAGAAAAAAGTAGAAAATGTTGTATTCTGGTCAGATGATGATAGCACTTGCACTTGGCCTGAATCTGTCGGTACATATTCGTCGTTGATAACTTTAGATTTTATATTTTGTTGCTTTAGTCGTGATGCGATCTTAGCGTGGAAGTCTTTAAAGAGCGTTAAGTTGGAGTTTTTTCTGTTATCTGAGGATCATTGTGTGAACTTACTGTCTGGCTGTCCTGCTTTGGAAACTTTAGAATTATCTTTGGTTGCGGGTTTTAGTCGCCTAGAAATTAATTCCTTAAAATTAAAGAGACTGAATTTGAAAGGTTATTGGATGGCTAATAATAGAAGTGATCATTCCTTGGAAATTATTGCTCCGTATCTTCAGCATTTGGAGATTTCCGGAGATCTTTATGATCTCAAGTGCAGGCTAGTAGATGTGTCCTCCTTGGTTAATGCCTGCCTCACTTTCAACCTCAAGTGTATCAAAGACATCCGGTTTGAAATTTATGAAGATTTTAATAAATAG